Proteins found in one Nocardia brasiliensis ATCC 700358 genomic segment:
- a CDS encoding NAD(+) synthase, whose protein sequence is MHDLPFDSLYRHDFARVAVAVPRVRVADPADNVAQTLHLAEQAAADGAVLTVFPELGLSCYTADDLFHQDALDDAVQAALARVVAASAQLATVLVVGAPVRSQGRLFNCAIAICAGAVLGAVPKSYLPNYREFYEKRQFAAARENLDTHITIAGQRVPFGADLLFTANNLAGFVFHLEICEDGWVPLPPSGYAALAGATVLVNLSASNIVIGKADYRRALCTSHSARYLAAYLYSAAGQGESTTDLAWDGQALVCENGDLLAEGDRFADRPQLVTADLDLRRLAADRLRTTSFADNVHDHRERLARVRRIEVSLPIPRAAVPLRREIERFPYVPADPAVRNERCAEVQQIQVAGLSTRLRATGTERVVIGVSGGLDSTLALIVAAKTMDRLGLPRANVLAYTMPGFATSTRTRTDAHRLMDVLGVTAREIDIRPSATQMLRDLGHPAADGVPQYDVTYENVQAGERTSHLFRLANQHGALVLGTGDLSELALGWCTFGVGDHMAHYSVNASVPKTLIKYLIAWSVETGEFGPAAGEVLGSILRTEISPELVPGTPHAGDSAAPSQSSEATVGPYELQDFHLYYLLRFGYRPSRIAYLARHAWSDPSRGSWPDLVPVEQRNAYDLPAVKHWLAEFLRRFVQTSQFKRSTLPNAPKVGSGGSLSPRGDWRAPSDASAAAWLDELARNVP, encoded by the coding sequence GTGCACGACCTGCCCTTCGATTCGCTCTACCGGCACGACTTCGCGCGGGTGGCGGTGGCGGTGCCGCGGGTGCGGGTCGCCGATCCGGCGGACAACGTGGCGCAGACCCTGCACCTGGCCGAGCAGGCCGCGGCCGACGGCGCGGTGCTGACCGTATTCCCCGAGCTGGGGCTGTCCTGCTACACCGCGGACGACCTGTTCCACCAGGACGCGCTGGACGACGCGGTGCAGGCGGCACTGGCCCGGGTGGTCGCCGCGAGCGCGCAGCTGGCCACCGTGCTCGTGGTCGGCGCGCCGGTGCGCAGCCAGGGGCGGCTGTTCAATTGCGCGATCGCGATATGCGCGGGCGCGGTGCTCGGCGCGGTACCGAAGAGCTATCTCCCGAATTACCGGGAGTTCTACGAGAAACGGCAATTCGCCGCGGCCCGGGAAAATCTCGACACGCACATCACCATCGCCGGTCAGCGGGTGCCGTTCGGCGCGGATCTGTTGTTCACGGCGAACAATCTCGCGGGTTTCGTTTTTCATCTCGAGATCTGCGAAGACGGCTGGGTTCCGTTGCCGCCCAGCGGTTATGCCGCATTGGCGGGCGCGACCGTACTGGTCAATCTGTCCGCGAGCAATATCGTCATCGGTAAGGCCGATTACCGACGTGCGCTCTGCACCTCGCATTCTGCGCGCTACCTGGCCGCCTACCTGTATTCCGCTGCGGGACAGGGCGAATCGACGACGGATCTGGCCTGGGACGGCCAAGCCCTGGTATGCGAGAACGGCGACCTGCTCGCCGAGGGCGACCGCTTCGCCGACCGGCCGCAGCTGGTCACCGCCGATCTCGACCTGCGACGGCTGGCCGCTGATCGGCTGCGCACCACCAGCTTTGCCGACAATGTGCACGATCACCGCGAGCGGCTGGCGCGGGTGCGGCGCATCGAGGTGAGCTTGCCGATCCCGCGCGCCGCCGTGCCGCTGCGCCGCGAAATCGAACGCTTCCCTTACGTTCCCGCCGATCCGGCGGTCCGCAACGAACGGTGCGCGGAGGTCCAGCAGATCCAGGTGGCGGGCCTGAGCACCCGGCTGCGGGCCACCGGCACGGAGCGCGTGGTGATCGGTGTATCCGGCGGGCTGGACTCCACGCTGGCGCTCATCGTCGCGGCGAAGACCATGGATCGGCTCGGCCTGCCCCGGGCGAATGTCCTGGCCTACACCATGCCTGGCTTCGCGACGAGCACCCGGACCCGCACCGACGCACACCGGCTGATGGACGTGCTCGGGGTCACCGCGCGCGAAATCGACATCCGGCCCTCGGCTACGCAGATGCTGCGCGACCTCGGGCACCCGGCTGCCGACGGGGTGCCGCAGTACGACGTCACCTACGAGAACGTGCAGGCGGGCGAGCGCACCTCGCACCTGTTCCGGCTGGCGAACCAGCACGGCGCACTGGTGCTCGGCACCGGTGATCTCAGCGAACTCGCCCTCGGCTGGTGCACTTTCGGCGTCGGCGACCACATGGCGCACTACAGCGTGAACGCCTCGGTGCCGAAAACGCTGATCAAATATCTGATCGCGTGGTCGGTGGAGACCGGGGAGTTCGGGCCCGCGGCGGGCGAGGTGCTCGGATCCATTCTGCGGACCGAGATCTCACCGGAGTTGGTGCCCGGCACCCCACACGCCGGCGACAGTGCGGCGCCGAGCCAGAGCTCCGAAGCCACCGTCGGGCCGTACGAGTTGCAGGACTTCCACCTCTACTACCTGCTGCGCTTCGGTTATCGGCCGAGCCGTATCGCCTACCTCGCCAGGCACGCGTGGTCGGACCCGAGCCGAGGCAGCTGGCCCGATCTGGTTCCCGTCGAGCAGCGCAACGCCTACGACCTGCCCGCCGTCAAGCATTGGCTCGCCGAGTTCCTGCGCCGATTCGTGCAGACCAGCCAGTTCAAACGCTCGACCCTGCCCAACGCGCCGAAAGTCGGTTCCGGTGGCTCGCTGTCCCCGCGCGGCGATTGGCGCGCGCCGAGCGACGCGTCGGCAGCGGCCTGGCTCGACGAACTCGCCCGCAACGTGCCCTAG
- a CDS encoding suppressor of fused domain protein, with the protein MSEAPGWKAIDDALQPLYGATEPFHWATDHRWSLGGPDPLDGISAYSRTEPVPHWHYISYGMTELYEKEWDNPAESGWGFELTFRLMRAAADTEPPAWPANFLQNLARYVFQSGKWFEPGHTIKANGPIAADQPDSGIHAVGFTADPELGTIETPHGSMRFLQIVGLTMPEYRAAQGGNTRAVLDQLAPHLPLFVTDTGRGSLISEPKPQARWPRWGGGLRGRA; encoded by the coding sequence GTGAGTGAAGCACCCGGCTGGAAGGCCATCGACGACGCATTGCAGCCGCTGTACGGCGCTACCGAACCTTTCCATTGGGCCACCGATCACCGCTGGTCACTCGGCGGGCCGGATCCGCTCGACGGGATCAGTGCCTATTCGCGCACCGAGCCGGTGCCGCACTGGCACTACATCAGTTACGGCATGACCGAGCTGTACGAGAAGGAATGGGACAACCCGGCGGAGTCCGGCTGGGGTTTCGAGCTCACCTTCCGGCTGATGCGCGCGGCCGCCGACACCGAGCCGCCCGCCTGGCCCGCGAACTTCCTGCAGAACCTGGCGCGCTATGTCTTCCAGTCCGGCAAGTGGTTCGAGCCCGGGCACACCATCAAAGCGAACGGCCCGATCGCCGCCGACCAGCCCGACTCCGGCATCCACGCCGTCGGCTTCACTGCCGATCCCGAACTGGGCACCATCGAAACCCCGCACGGCAGTATGCGATTCCTGCAGATAGTGGGGTTGACGATGCCGGAGTACCGCGCCGCGCAGGGCGGCAACACGCGCGCGGTGCTCGACCAACTCGCCCCGCACCTACCGCTGTTCGTCACCGACACCGGCCGCGGCTCGCTGATCTCCGAACCGAAACCCCAAGCGCGCTGGCCGCGTTGGGGCGGCGGGTTACGCGGGCGGGCGTAG
- a CDS encoding Clp protease N-terminal domain-containing protein, which translates to MTSPTPRLDDLIDGIKKARPDNVLDQLSDAVVVGDHLGEVADHLIGHFVDQARRAGASWTDIGGSMGVTKQAAQKRFVPKGPADAAQMDPNAGFARFTPRARAIVVAAQESARDAGNDQITVAHLLLGLLSEPEGLAVKEILTQGVDPAELKVAATAALPARADKLPALIPFDAEAKKALELTFREALRLGHNYIGTEHVLLALLEQENGTGLLAGAGLDKAEVEAHLVEVLSVIAAGKQ; encoded by the coding sequence ATGACCTCACCAACGCCTCGCCTCGACGATCTGATCGACGGCATCAAGAAGGCCCGCCCCGACAATGTGCTCGACCAGCTGTCCGACGCCGTGGTCGTCGGCGACCACCTCGGCGAGGTGGCCGATCACCTGATCGGCCACTTCGTGGACCAGGCCCGCCGCGCCGGCGCCTCGTGGACCGATATCGGCGGCAGCATGGGCGTCACCAAGCAGGCCGCGCAGAAACGGTTCGTGCCCAAGGGGCCCGCCGACGCCGCACAGATGGATCCCAACGCCGGGTTCGCGCGCTTCACGCCCCGCGCCCGGGCGATCGTGGTGGCGGCGCAGGAGTCCGCCCGCGACGCGGGCAACGACCAGATCACCGTCGCACACCTGCTGCTCGGTCTGCTGTCCGAGCCGGAAGGCCTTGCGGTGAAAGAGATTCTCACCCAGGGCGTCGATCCCGCGGAGCTGAAGGTCGCGGCGACCGCCGCGCTGCCCGCGCGCGCGGACAAGTTGCCCGCGCTCATTCCGTTCGACGCCGAAGCCAAGAAGGCGCTCGAGCTGACCTTCCGCGAGGCACTTCGCCTCGGGCACAACTACATCGGCACCGAGCATGTCCTGCTCGCGCTGCTCGAACAGGAGAACGGCACCGGACTCCTGGCCGGGGCCGGGCTCGACAAGGCCGAGGTCGAGGCGCACCTGGTGGAGGTGCTGTCGGTGATAGCGGCCGGAAAACAATGA
- a CDS encoding NAD(P)/FAD-dependent oxidoreductase: MTGQHRIVVLGAGYAGLAAARRLARKARGAEITVVDPRQHFVERVRLHQQAAGQRISAWDIRELLARKEIGFVRARATAIDPAGKRVFLDTGTELGYDTLVYALGSVADLDGVPGVAEHAYSVATPEDADRFVAPDGTVVVVGGGSTGIELAAELGESRPEVRVLLLGSEAPGAWLSPRAQAHIRRVLERLGVEIRSDAKVIEVTEQGVRLADGTLLEAAATVWTAGFRVPDLAQRSGIAVDGMGRVHTDATLRSISHPEIYAAGDCAVMAGPGDRALRMACATALPAGRQVADAIAARLRGAQPRPLRFRYVGQAMSLGRRNGIIQSLHADDSPAGFILTGRTAAWVKERVVRGAARQTRP; encoded by the coding sequence ATGACCGGACAGCATCGGATCGTCGTCCTCGGTGCCGGATACGCGGGGCTGGCGGCAGCCCGGCGGCTCGCACGCAAGGCACGCGGAGCCGAGATCACCGTCGTCGACCCGCGCCAGCACTTCGTAGAGCGGGTTCGCTTGCACCAGCAGGCCGCAGGGCAACGCATTTCGGCCTGGGACATCAGAGAGCTGCTGGCGCGCAAGGAGATCGGTTTCGTCCGTGCCCGCGCCACCGCCATCGACCCCGCGGGCAAGCGGGTATTCCTCGATACCGGAACCGAACTCGGCTACGACACGCTGGTGTACGCGCTGGGCAGCGTCGCCGATCTGGACGGTGTGCCCGGGGTGGCCGAGCACGCCTATTCGGTGGCGACACCGGAGGACGCGGACCGGTTCGTGGCGCCGGACGGGACCGTCGTCGTGGTCGGTGGCGGTTCCACCGGCATCGAATTGGCCGCGGAACTGGGCGAGTCCCGGCCGGAGGTGCGCGTGCTGCTGCTCGGTTCGGAGGCGCCCGGTGCGTGGCTCTCGCCGCGGGCGCAGGCGCACATCCGGCGGGTGCTCGAGCGTCTCGGTGTCGAGATCCGTTCGGACGCAAAGGTGATCGAGGTGACCGAGCAGGGCGTGCGGCTCGCCGACGGCACCCTGCTCGAGGCCGCCGCGACCGTGTGGACGGCCGGTTTCCGCGTGCCCGACCTCGCGCAACGGTCCGGCATCGCCGTCGACGGCATGGGCCGGGTACACACCGATGCCACGCTGCGGTCGATCTCGCATCCGGAGATCTACGCGGCCGGGGACTGCGCCGTGATGGCCGGGCCCGGAGACCGCGCGCTGCGGATGGCCTGCGCGACCGCGCTGCCCGCCGGCCGGCAGGTCGCCGACGCCATCGCCGCGCGCCTGCGTGGTGCGCAACCGCGTCCGCTGCGGTTTCGCTACGTCGGTCAGGCCATGAGCCTGGGCCGGCGCAACGGCATCATCCAATCGCTGCACGCCGACGATTCACCGGCCGGCTTCATCCTGACCGGCCGGACCGCAGCGTGGGTGAAGGAGCGCGTGGTGCGCGGGGCGGCACGCCAGACCCGTCCTTGA
- a CDS encoding RNA polymerase sigma-70 factor: MEPDGLREFVEHRPRLFALAYRMLGSAAEAEDAVQETYLRWDAAERSEIRSAEAWLTTVLVNQCRTWLVSARARRETYVGPWIPEPVPTARGELGPLETVEERELVSLALLTAMERLTPVERAVFVLREAFGYAHREIADMLTITEANSQQIFRRAGLRVREDRARFDVPSAYAGELISRFVQAARNGDVASLEQLLTADVIATADGGGEVTAARRQIVGANNVARYLCGLLRWAVPGMEVHIEEINGAPAVVARVEGAPLMVAGVELIGGAIATLRLIVNPHKLRYLAAPAS; the protein is encoded by the coding sequence ATGGAGCCGGACGGGTTGCGCGAATTCGTGGAGCACCGCCCGCGCTTGTTCGCGCTGGCCTACCGGATGCTCGGCTCGGCCGCGGAGGCCGAGGACGCCGTGCAGGAGACGTATCTGCGCTGGGACGCCGCCGAGCGGTCCGAGATCCGTTCCGCGGAAGCGTGGTTGACCACGGTGCTGGTGAATCAATGTCGCACCTGGCTGGTTTCGGCGCGGGCGCGCCGGGAGACCTACGTCGGCCCTTGGATTCCCGAACCCGTGCCGACCGCGCGCGGCGAACTCGGCCCGCTGGAAACCGTGGAAGAGCGGGAACTGGTTTCGCTGGCGCTGCTCACCGCGATGGAGCGTTTGACGCCGGTCGAGCGGGCGGTGTTCGTGCTGCGCGAGGCCTTCGGGTACGCGCACCGCGAGATCGCGGACATGCTCACCATCACAGAGGCCAACTCGCAGCAGATCTTTCGCCGCGCCGGGCTGCGGGTGCGGGAGGACCGGGCGCGGTTCGACGTCCCCTCCGCGTACGCGGGCGAGCTGATCAGCCGGTTCGTGCAGGCGGCCCGCAACGGGGACGTGGCGTCGCTGGAACAGCTGCTCACCGCCGACGTGATCGCGACCGCCGACGGCGGCGGCGAGGTCACCGCGGCGCGCAGGCAGATCGTCGGCGCGAACAACGTGGCGCGCTATCTCTGCGGTTTGCTGCGCTGGGCGGTGCCCGGCATGGAGGTGCACATCGAGGAGATCAACGGTGCGCCCGCCGTGGTCGCCCGGGTCGAGGGTGCGCCGCTGATGGTCGCGGGCGTGGAATTGATCGGCGGTGCGATCGCCACGCTGCGGCTGATCGTCAACCCGCACAAGCTGCGGTATCTCGCGGCGCCCGCGTCCTGA
- a CDS encoding CDP-alcohol phosphatidyltransferase family protein, translating into MEAAAPTQRRRRRSIRLLPSVVTILALCSGLSAVKFGLDNQLDIALAMIGAAAVLDTLDGRLARMLDATTKIGAELDSLSDAISFGVAPALVLYVTLLHTETAGWIIALLFAVSIVLRLARFNTLLDDDTRPEWEREYFVGVPAPAAALIAMVPVALSVQFGDGWWLGFSAVAVWTVLAAALAVSTVPTLAMKSVSVAPQAAAGLLVLVALAAALLVTYPTVLLLILVALYLGHIPFAWHSQRWVAARPETWQHKPAERRAQRRAQRRPVIRRPAIRGSTARLRLRRPGAKERDIDDLTR; encoded by the coding sequence ATGGAGGCGGCTGCTCCGACCCAGCGACGGCGGCGCCGCTCCATCCGGTTGCTGCCGAGCGTGGTGACCATTCTCGCGTTGTGCTCGGGCTTGTCCGCGGTGAAGTTCGGCCTGGACAACCAGCTCGACATCGCGCTCGCGATGATCGGCGCCGCCGCCGTGCTGGACACCCTCGACGGGCGGCTGGCCCGCATGCTCGACGCCACCACCAAGATCGGCGCCGAGCTGGACTCGCTGTCCGACGCCATCTCGTTCGGCGTCGCGCCCGCGCTCGTGCTCTATGTCACGCTGCTGCACACCGAGACCGCGGGCTGGATCATCGCGCTGCTGTTCGCGGTGAGCATCGTGCTGCGCCTGGCCCGGTTCAACACGCTGCTCGACGACGACACCCGGCCGGAGTGGGAGCGGGAGTACTTCGTCGGGGTGCCCGCCCCGGCGGCGGCGCTCATCGCCATGGTGCCGGTCGCGCTGTCGGTGCAGTTCGGTGACGGGTGGTGGCTCGGCTTCTCCGCGGTCGCCGTGTGGACCGTGCTCGCCGCGGCGCTGGCCGTGAGCACCGTGCCGACGCTGGCGATGAAGTCGGTGTCGGTGGCCCCGCAGGCCGCCGCGGGACTGCTGGTGCTGGTGGCGCTGGCCGCGGCGCTGCTGGTGACCTATCCGACCGTGCTGCTGCTGATCCTGGTCGCGCTGTACCTGGGCCATATCCCGTTCGCGTGGCATTCGCAGCGCTGGGTCGCCGCGCGCCCGGAGACCTGGCAGCACAAGCCCGCCGAGCGGCGCGCGCAACGCCGGGCGCAGCGGCGTCCGGTGATCCGCCGCCCGGCGATCCGGGGTTCCACCGCGCGCCTGCGGCTGCGCAGGCCCGGCGCCAAAGAGCGCGATATCGACGATCTCACCCGCTGA
- a CDS encoding phosphatidylserine decarboxylase translates to MARRPTPPGTPERTGVGHVADLVRNAIPPLHPAGLPFVAAPLAVAVVGGKRKWVRRTGLLAAAACATFFRHPNRVPPNRPGVVVAPADGEIALVDSAAPPAELGLGDQPLPRVSIFLSVLDVHVQRTPVSGVVRTVLHQQGQFRSADLPEASAVNERNSMVLDTANGEQVVVVQIAGLLARRIVCDAQVGDVLTIGDTYGLIRFGSRVDTYFPAGTELLVEPGQRTIGGETVLAVLGSASTSGS, encoded by the coding sequence GTGGCCCGCCGTCCCACGCCGCCCGGCACGCCTGAACGCACCGGAGTCGGCCACGTCGCCGACCTGGTCCGCAATGCGATTCCCCCGTTGCATCCCGCCGGGCTTCCGTTTGTCGCCGCCCCGCTCGCCGTCGCCGTCGTCGGCGGTAAGCGCAAGTGGGTGCGCCGGACGGGACTGCTGGCCGCGGCCGCGTGTGCGACGTTCTTCCGGCATCCGAACCGGGTGCCGCCGAACCGTCCCGGCGTGGTGGTCGCACCGGCCGACGGCGAGATCGCGCTCGTCGATTCCGCCGCTCCCCCCGCGGAACTGGGTTTGGGGGACCAGCCGCTGCCCCGGGTGAGCATCTTCCTGTCCGTGCTCGACGTGCATGTGCAGCGCACTCCGGTGTCCGGTGTGGTGCGCACTGTCCTGCACCAGCAAGGCCAGTTCCGTTCCGCCGATCTGCCCGAGGCCAGCGCGGTGAACGAGCGCAACAGCATGGTGCTCGACACCGCGAACGGCGAGCAGGTGGTCGTGGTGCAGATCGCGGGCCTGCTCGCGCGCCGGATCGTCTGCGACGCCCAGGTGGGCGACGTGCTGACGATCGGTGACACCTACGGCCTGATCCGCTTCGGTTCCCGGGTGGACACCTACTTCCCGGCGGGCACCGAACTGCTCGTCGAGCCGGGACAGCGCACCATCGGCGGCGAGACCGTCCTCGCGGTGCTCGGGTCCGCGTCCACCAGCGGTTCATGA
- a CDS encoding GlsB/YeaQ/YmgE family stress response membrane protein: MLGLGIIGWIIIGGLAGWIASKIMKTDAQQGILLNIVVGIVGGLLGGFLLKVLGVDVEGGGLWFSFFTCLGGAVILLFLVGLVTGRKVRS, encoded by the coding sequence ATGCTCGGTCTCGGGATTATCGGGTGGATCATCATCGGCGGTCTTGCCGGGTGGATTGCCAGCAAGATCATGAAGACCGATGCCCAACAGGGCATCCTGCTGAACATCGTGGTGGGCATCGTGGGTGGCCTACTCGGTGGGTTCCTGCTGAAGGTGCTCGGCGTTGACGTCGAAGGCGGTGGCCTCTGGTTCAGCTTCTTCACCTGCCTCGGTGGCGCGGTGATTCTGCTGTTCCTCGTGGGTTTGGTCACCGGACGCAAAGTCCGTAGCTGA
- a CDS encoding beta-ketoacyl-ACP synthase III: MAARIAQTTGAEHTAILGLGVYRPVRVVTNDEVAGPINSSDEWIQTRSGIKTRRFANESETVQSMSVAAARGALESSGLDVDQVDCVIVATSTHLLLTPAAAPRIATELGMNGSAAFDVSAGCAGFCHALALASDLVRGGTAAHVLVIGVEKLTDTINPTDRSTAFLFADGAGAVIVGPSDVPGIGPTVWGSDGTQSHAIRQDKDWVEFFREIEEKGTDAVRPYLAMEGTAVFRWAAHSLEKVCRDAVDRAGLSTDDLNAMIPHQANGRIIEIMARVLKLPENCALANDIEETGNTSAASIPLAMESLLRKGQSQPGDTALLIAFGAGLSYAAQVVTLPPFAAPAAPIPAAAEPVTADATA; encoded by the coding sequence ATGGCTGCTCGAATCGCCCAAACCACCGGGGCAGAGCACACGGCGATCCTCGGGCTCGGCGTATACCGCCCAGTTCGAGTCGTGACCAACGACGAGGTGGCGGGCCCGATCAACTCGAGCGACGAGTGGATCCAGACCCGGTCCGGGATCAAGACCCGGCGCTTCGCGAACGAATCGGAAACCGTACAGAGCATGAGCGTCGCGGCCGCCCGCGGCGCACTCGAATCCTCGGGCCTCGACGTCGACCAGGTCGACTGCGTGATCGTCGCGACCTCGACGCATCTGCTGCTCACCCCCGCCGCCGCGCCCCGGATCGCCACCGAACTGGGCATGAACGGCTCGGCCGCCTTCGACGTCTCCGCGGGTTGCGCCGGCTTCTGCCACGCCCTCGCGCTGGCCTCCGACCTCGTCCGCGGCGGCACCGCCGCCCACGTGCTGGTGATCGGCGTGGAGAAGCTGACCGACACCATCAACCCCACCGACCGCTCCACCGCCTTCCTGTTCGCCGACGGCGCGGGCGCCGTCATCGTCGGCCCCTCCGACGTGCCCGGCATCGGCCCCACGGTGTGGGGCTCGGACGGTACCCAGAGTCACGCGATCCGGCAGGACAAGGACTGGGTCGAGTTCTTCCGCGAGATCGAGGAGAAGGGCACCGACGCGGTGCGTCCCTACCTCGCGATGGAGGGCACCGCGGTGTTCCGCTGGGCCGCGCACTCGCTGGAGAAGGTGTGCCGCGACGCCGTCGACCGCGCCGGGCTGTCCACCGACGACCTGAACGCGATGATTCCGCACCAGGCCAACGGCCGGATCATCGAGATCATGGCCCGGGTGCTGAAGCTGCCGGAGAACTGCGCGCTGGCCAACGATATCGAGGAGACCGGCAACACCTCGGCCGCGTCCATCCCGCTCGCGATGGAATCGCTGCTGCGCAAGGGCCAGTCACAGCCGGGCGACACCGCGCTGCTCATCGCCTTCGGCGCCGGGCTGTCCTACGCGGCACAGGTCGTGACGCTGCCCCCGTTCGCCGCGCCCGCCGCACCGATCCCCGCCGCGGCCGAACCCGTCACCGCGGACGCCACCGCCTGA
- a CDS encoding SIMPL domain-containing protein has protein sequence MTQCAAAVAASAVLMTGCGKDESGPARDVTVVGTGQVRGAPDILNADLGVELSADKVSAAIAKANEKAKAMTDAMVEAGVTREDVRTTDVSIQPQYAAGSDSTVIGYRAGNSVRVVVRELTKASGVLDAAIAAGGNETRLRGVSFAIDDNSQLLADARARAFADAKARAEQYAVLAGVQLTGVITISEASNRDESPKYSTRDAAPQSVPLEPGTQTVTFTVKVTWGLR, from the coding sequence ATGACGCAGTGCGCGGCCGCCGTCGCCGCGAGCGCCGTGTTGATGACGGGCTGCGGTAAGGACGAGTCCGGCCCCGCACGCGACGTCACCGTCGTCGGCACCGGCCAGGTGCGGGGCGCCCCGGACATCCTGAACGCCGACCTCGGCGTGGAACTCAGCGCGGACAAGGTCTCGGCCGCCATCGCCAAGGCGAACGAGAAGGCCAAGGCGATGACCGACGCCATGGTCGAAGCCGGGGTGACCCGCGAGGACGTGCGCACCACCGACGTCTCCATCCAGCCGCAGTACGCGGCCGGATCCGACAGCACGGTGATCGGCTACCGCGCCGGAAATTCGGTCCGGGTGGTCGTGCGCGAGCTGACCAAGGCCTCGGGTGTGCTCGACGCGGCGATCGCCGCGGGCGGCAACGAAACCCGGTTACGCGGGGTGTCTTTCGCGATCGACGACAACTCGCAGCTGCTCGCCGACGCCCGTGCCCGCGCGTTCGCCGACGCGAAGGCCAGGGCCGAGCAGTACGCGGTGCTCGCCGGGGTGCAGCTGACCGGGGTGATCACCATCAGCGAGGCGAGCAACCGCGACGAGAGCCCCAAGTACTCCACCCGGGACGCGGCACCGCAATCGGTCCCACTGGAACCGGGCACGCAGACGGTGACGTTCACGGTGAAGGTCACCTGGGGACTGCGTTGA
- a CDS encoding SRPBCC family protein, producing MPQNLEAAIDISAPPEQVWSVVADLKRMPEFSPQLVRIVPLGATKKGTWTLHLNTDGKQYWPTTGRIVRFEPNQVFAFRINENRSIWSYTLEPTATGTRLVERRDMSHGTTWLSRKLIATKLGGEVPFEQALVRGMTETLEQIKAAVEAQR from the coding sequence TTGCCACAGAATCTCGAAGCCGCCATTGACATTTCCGCCCCGCCGGAGCAGGTGTGGTCGGTCGTCGCGGACCTGAAGCGGATGCCCGAGTTCAGCCCGCAGCTGGTGCGGATAGTGCCGCTCGGCGCGACCAAGAAGGGCACCTGGACGCTGCACCTGAATACCGACGGCAAGCAGTATTGGCCGACCACCGGACGCATAGTGCGTTTCGAACCGAACCAGGTGTTCGCCTTTCGGATCAACGAGAATCGCTCGATCTGGAGTTACACGCTCGAGCCGACCGCGACGGGCACCCGGCTGGTGGAGCGCCGCGATATGTCGCACGGCACCACCTGGTTGTCGCGCAAGTTGATCGCCACCAAGCTCGGCGGCGAAGTGCCGTTCGAGCAGGCACTGGTCCGTGGCATGACCGAAACCCTGGAGCAGATCAAGGCCGCGGTCGAGGCGCAGCGCTGA